One window from the genome of Paenibacillus azoreducens encodes:
- a CDS encoding assimilatory sulfite reductase (NADPH) flavoprotein subunit, whose translation MELQVSNSPFNQEQADLLNRLLPTLSGVQASWLSGYLTALHAQAGAVLPAQPNTDAAAPAPASTAAREITILFGSQTGNCSGLARKLSKKLAEQGGQVTVSSMSDFKPNHLKKIENLLILVSTHGEGDPPDNAISFYEFLHSKRAPRLEGLSYSVLALGDTSYEFFCQTGKDFDKRLEELGGKRLVPRVDCDVDIDEPAGEWITEVLRAFREEGSQSAPSSPSIGATAANETDHEFSRTNPFHAEILENINLNGRGSDRETRHIELSLEGSGLEYEPGDSLGIYPENHPQLVDELIGFMEWNPEEAISINKKGEKMALRDALLRHYEITVLTKPLLALAAGLSSDERLQELVQAGHEQELKAYLEGRDLLDLVQDYQFKGTPAQSFAGILRKLPARLYSIASSSKGYPDEVHVTIRKVQYESYGRDRFGVCSVQLAERLRSGATLPVYIQHNPNFKLPENPETPIIMIGPGTGVAPFRAFLSDREESGAGGKTWLFYGDQHFTTDFLYQTDWQRWLKDGVLTRMDVAFSRDTDKKIYVQHRMLEKKRELYVWLQEGACVYVCGDEKKMAHDVHATLAAILEQEGGLSPEDAAEYLQRMQQEKRYQRDVY comes from the coding sequence TTGGAGCTTCAGGTATCAAACAGCCCTTTTAATCAAGAGCAAGCGGACCTGCTGAATCGTTTGCTTCCGACACTCAGCGGAGTTCAGGCCAGCTGGCTCAGCGGTTATTTAACCGCGCTGCATGCCCAGGCAGGCGCCGTTCTTCCGGCGCAGCCGAATACAGATGCGGCAGCTCCGGCTCCGGCTTCGACGGCAGCCCGTGAAATCACGATATTATTTGGTTCGCAGACAGGCAATTGCAGCGGACTCGCCCGGAAATTGTCCAAGAAGCTGGCGGAGCAAGGGGGGCAGGTCACGGTTTCATCCATGAGCGATTTTAAACCAAACCATCTGAAGAAAATCGAGAATCTTCTGATACTTGTCAGCACGCATGGCGAAGGCGATCCGCCTGACAATGCGATTTCCTTCTATGAATTTCTCCACAGCAAGCGGGCTCCGCGTTTGGAGGGGTTATCCTACTCCGTGCTTGCGCTTGGCGACACGTCATACGAATTCTTTTGTCAAACCGGCAAGGATTTCGATAAGCGCCTGGAAGAGCTGGGCGGCAAAAGACTTGTACCTCGCGTGGACTGCGACGTGGATATTGATGAACCGGCGGGCGAATGGATCACTGAGGTTTTGCGGGCATTTCGCGAAGAAGGATCTCAATCAGCTCCATCTTCTCCGAGTATTGGGGCCACCGCGGCCAACGAAACCGATCATGAATTTTCAAGAACCAACCCTTTCCACGCTGAAATCCTCGAAAACATCAATCTCAACGGGCGTGGTTCGGACCGCGAAACCCGTCATATTGAATTATCTCTTGAAGGCTCCGGCCTTGAATACGAACCAGGCGACAGCCTGGGTATCTACCCTGAAAACCATCCGCAGCTAGTAGATGAACTCATTGGATTTATGGAATGGAACCCGGAAGAAGCCATTTCGATTAATAAGAAGGGTGAAAAAATGGCGCTGCGCGATGCGCTTTTGCGGCATTATGAGATCACGGTATTGACCAAACCGCTGCTGGCACTAGCAGCCGGGCTGTCTTCCGATGAGCGGCTGCAGGAACTTGTCCAGGCCGGGCATGAGCAGGAGCTTAAAGCTTACCTGGAAGGCCGGGATCTTCTCGACCTGGTTCAGGACTACCAATTCAAGGGGACACCGGCGCAAAGTTTTGCGGGGATTCTGCGCAAGCTTCCCGCGCGGCTTTATTCCATCGCGAGCAGTTCAAAAGGTTATCCGGATGAGGTTCATGTCACGATACGTAAAGTGCAATATGAATCTTATGGGCGGGACCGCTTCGGCGTATGTTCGGTTCAGCTTGCGGAGAGGCTGCGGTCGGGTGCTACCTTGCCTGTCTATATTCAGCATAATCCGAATTTCAAGCTTCCGGAAAATCCGGAAACCCCTATCATCATGATCGGACCGGGCACGGGCGTCGCGCCGTTCCGAGCCTTTTTGAGCGACCGCGAGGAAAGCGGGGCCGGAGGGAAAACCTGGCTTTTTTACGGCGATCAGCATTTCACCACGGATTTTCTGTACCAGACCGATTGGCAGCGCTGGCTTAAAGACGGTGTCCTGACCCGTATGGATGTGGCATTCTCAAGGGATACGGATAAAAAGATCTACGTGCAGCACCGGATGCTTGAAAAAAAGCGGGAGCTATACGTGTGGCTGCAGGAAGGCGCTTGCGTCTATGTTTGCGGGGATGAGAAAAAAATGGCTCATGACGTTCATGCCACGCTTGCGGCCATTCTTGAACAAGAAGGCGGACTAAGTCCGGAAGATGCCGCGGAGTATCTGCAGCGGATGCAGCAGGAGAAACGTTATCAGCGGGATGTTTATTAA
- a CDS encoding Gfo/Idh/MocA family protein, with protein MKKTLRIGMIGSGGIAGAHVRAYKGIEDVEIVGVSDILPGRADQFIERWDLQQAKGFDDHRRMLEMELDGVSICTPNAAHYQTTVDALHAGKHVMVEKPMSVTLEQAVGMVQASKQTGKMLNIGFQPRYDPNMELIKELVQKGQLGKVYYVETGGGRRRGMPGGTFIRQEIAGAGAMADIGCYSLDLALNTLGYPKPLTVSAYTSNYFGTNPKYHPEADRFDVEDFGVAMIRFENDLVLNFKISWAMHMDTLGATMFLGTDAGMKVLPQSNGPWGGVWDGNVGAVSLFHDIQGHHTESVIPLIEHQLNVFDEKIKDFVRALREGGPAPIPGEQILRNQAILDGIQRSAQTKREVEIHIPDIG; from the coding sequence GTGAAAAAAACATTGCGAATAGGAATGATCGGAAGCGGGGGAATCGCGGGAGCGCATGTCCGTGCTTACAAAGGCATCGAGGATGTCGAAATTGTCGGCGTATCAGACATTTTGCCGGGACGGGCGGACCAATTTATCGAACGTTGGGATTTGCAGCAGGCTAAAGGGTTTGACGATCACCGCCGCATGTTGGAGATGGAACTGGACGGGGTAAGCATCTGTACGCCCAATGCAGCGCACTACCAAACAACGGTGGATGCGCTGCATGCAGGCAAACATGTCATGGTCGAGAAACCGATGTCGGTAACGCTTGAGCAGGCGGTTGGCATGGTTCAGGCTTCGAAGCAGACCGGAAAAATGCTCAATATCGGCTTTCAGCCGCGTTATGATCCGAATATGGAGCTGATCAAGGAGCTTGTGCAGAAGGGACAGCTGGGCAAAGTCTATTACGTGGAAACCGGCGGCGGGCGCCGCCGCGGCATGCCTGGGGGAACCTTCATCCGCCAAGAGATTGCGGGCGCGGGAGCGATGGCTGATATCGGCTGCTATTCTCTTGATTTGGCTTTGAATACGCTCGGGTATCCAAAACCGCTCACCGTGTCGGCTTATACGTCGAATTATTTTGGAACCAATCCGAAATACCATCCGGAGGCAGACCGCTTTGATGTAGAGGATTTCGGCGTTGCGATGATCCGATTTGAAAATGACCTGGTGCTTAATTTCAAAATATCATGGGCAATGCATATGGATACGCTTGGGGCAACGATGTTCCTTGGCACGGATGCGGGCATGAAGGTGCTGCCTCAAAGCAACGGGCCGTGGGGAGGCGTATGGGACGGAAATGTCGGTGCGGTTTCCCTTTTCCATGATATTCAGGGGCATCACACCGAAAGTGTCATACCTCTTATCGAGCACCAACTCAACGTGTTTGATGAGAAAATCAAGGATTTTGTCCGGGCGCTTCGCGAGGGAGGTCCTGCTCCGATCCCGGGTGAACAAATTTTGCGCAATCAGGCTATTCTAGACGGAATTCAGCGTTCGGCGCAAACGAAACGTGAAGTTGAAATCCACATACCGGACATCGGATAA
- a CDS encoding cation:proton antiporter: protein MEHLVFEIGLALGLIALGGLISAKLRFSVIPFYILIGMAVGPHAMELWHFDFRFIDSAPFIDFMGRIGVLFLLFYLGLEFSVGRLIKSGRSIVVGGSIYIGINFTLGLLLGFLSGFPLAETLVIAGITTISSSAIAAKVLVDLKRTANSETEMILGIIMFEDVFLAVYISILSGFVLSDSSSLGGVLLSALVALGFMLAVLILGRKAVPLLNKWLRIRSNELFALVVFGTLFLVAGFSETIHVAEAIGALLVGLVLAETEHAKRIEHLIMPFRDFFGAVFFFSFGLSIDPMSLGGNAVWLALAAVIITLIGNFSAGMIAGRTASLSPKASANIGLTIVARGEFSIIMANLGKDGGLMEILQPFAAVYVLILAILGPLLTKQSKPIFIMLNRWFKFKDRRVQQE, encoded by the coding sequence ATGGAGCATTTGGTATTTGAAATTGGTTTGGCGCTTGGACTGATTGCGCTTGGAGGGTTAATTTCGGCGAAGCTTCGCTTCTCCGTCATTCCTTTTTATATATTGATCGGGATGGCCGTAGGGCCGCATGCAATGGAACTTTGGCATTTTGATTTCCGCTTTATCGACAGCGCTCCCTTTATCGACTTTATGGGAAGAATCGGAGTCCTGTTCCTGCTTTTTTATCTGGGACTGGAATTTTCGGTCGGCAGGCTGATCAAGTCGGGACGTTCCATCGTGGTTGGCGGTTCGATATATATTGGCATTAATTTCACGTTAGGGCTGCTGCTCGGGTTTCTTAGCGGGTTTCCGTTGGCGGAGACACTAGTCATTGCCGGAATTACAACGATATCATCGAGTGCCATAGCTGCGAAGGTATTGGTGGATCTGAAACGCACGGCAAATAGCGAGACGGAAATGATACTCGGAATCATTATGTTCGAAGATGTGTTCCTGGCCGTATATATTTCCATTTTATCGGGGTTCGTGCTGAGCGACTCCAGTTCCTTGGGCGGGGTGCTGCTGTCCGCGTTAGTAGCTCTCGGATTTATGCTCGCGGTGCTTATTCTTGGACGTAAAGCTGTTCCTCTGCTGAACAAATGGCTGCGGATCCGTTCCAATGAATTGTTCGCTCTGGTAGTTTTCGGAACTTTGTTTCTGGTTGCCGGTTTTTCGGAGACCATCCATGTGGCTGAAGCGATCGGTGCGCTGCTGGTCGGATTGGTGCTGGCCGAGACGGAGCATGCCAAACGGATTGAGCATCTGATCATGCCGTTCCGGGATTTCTTTGGCGCAGTTTTCTTTTTCAGCTTCGGCTTATCCATCGATCCGATGTCCCTTGGCGGCAATGCGGTTTGGCTCGCGCTGGCTGCGGTTATCATTACCTTGATCGGTAACTTCAGCGCAGGGATGATCGCCGGACGTACGGCATCCTTATCTCCGAAGGCGTCAGCGAATATCGGCCTGACGATAGTGGCGAGAGGGGAGTTTTCCATTATTATGGCCAACCTCGGGAAGGATGGGGGATTAATGGAAATACTTCAGCCTTTTGCGGCGGTTTATGTGCTAATTCTGGCCATTCTCGGGCCGCTGTTGACCAAGCAATCCAAGCCGATTTTTATAATGTTGAACCGCTGGTTTAAGTTTAAAGACAGGCGCGTACAGCAGGAATAG
- a CDS encoding MFS transporter, protein MKLRLWDTNLKVRLIGEALFNMLYWMYFPFITVYFGSSFGNQIAGILMTAPPIFSIIGSLVGGALADRLGRRPVMLLGASIQTLMFALFALSPSRWIDYAAFIGIGIGGAIYRPASSAMVADLVSPQDLRQVFATFTTANNIGAVLGPAFGAVFFFHYRQELLWSCAFVLLLYFIAIYFIVHETVPQLEKHKDLSVSIPRMLKEQWKGYGIIFRDKVFLVYILAGIFALVTILQLDLYFAVYVTNYVPAQTLFSWHDYELVLSSKDIFGWLLGLNGLLFVLFVFPVTKWFRNWKERNVFILSSLLAGAGTFALGLNTNIWFLFFVTIIFTFGEIVRSPVTQSFISRYAPEHARGQYMGANNLQFTVSRFLAPVTVFMSAWLPPMGVFSMILVFAFISILLYIQLYRIHQE, encoded by the coding sequence GTGAAATTACGATTATGGGACACCAATTTAAAAGTCAGGTTAATTGGCGAAGCGCTGTTCAATATGCTGTATTGGATGTATTTCCCTTTTATAACCGTTTATTTCGGATCATCGTTCGGCAACCAAATTGCCGGCATTCTCATGACGGCCCCGCCGATTTTCAGCATTATAGGCAGCCTGGTCGGAGGAGCTTTGGCAGATCGTCTGGGGCGCCGTCCCGTCATGCTGCTTGGAGCCTCGATTCAAACGCTCATGTTTGCCTTATTTGCACTGTCGCCTTCGCGTTGGATCGATTACGCCGCATTTATCGGCATCGGGATTGGAGGGGCCATATATCGACCCGCCAGTTCCGCCATGGTCGCCGATCTGGTTTCGCCCCAAGACCTCCGTCAGGTCTTCGCCACATTCACGACTGCCAACAATATCGGCGCGGTGCTGGGACCGGCTTTCGGGGCCGTTTTCTTTTTTCATTACCGGCAAGAGCTGCTATGGAGCTGCGCATTTGTACTGCTGCTTTATTTTATCGCGATCTATTTTATCGTTCACGAAACAGTGCCGCAATTGGAAAAGCACAAGGACCTTTCGGTTTCGATACCACGCATGCTTAAGGAACAATGGAAAGGATACGGCATTATTTTCCGGGATAAAGTGTTTCTAGTTTACATATTGGCAGGTATCTTTGCGCTTGTCACCATCCTGCAGCTGGATCTTTATTTCGCGGTTTACGTGACCAATTATGTCCCCGCCCAGACGCTTTTCAGTTGGCATGACTATGAGTTGGTCCTGTCCAGTAAAGATATCTTTGGCTGGTTATTGGGATTGAACGGATTACTATTCGTCCTGTTTGTCTTTCCGGTCACGAAATGGTTCCGGAATTGGAAAGAACGGAATGTGTTTATCCTGTCCTCGCTGCTCGCCGGTGCAGGTACATTCGCCTTGGGGCTGAATACAAATATATGGTTTTTGTTTTTCGTTACCATTATCTTTACCTTTGGCGAAATCGTGAGGTCTCCGGTGACACAAAGCTTCATTAGCCGCTATGCGCCGGAGCATGCCAGAGGACAGTATATGGGCGCCAACAATTTGCAGTTTACGGTCAGCAGGTTTTTGGCCCCGGTGACTGTTTTCATGTCCGCTTGGTTGCCGCCCATGGGCGTATTCAGCATGATTCTCGTTTTTGCGTTCATTAGTATCCTGCTGTATATCCAGCTGTATCGAATCCACCAGGAATGA
- a CDS encoding superoxide dismutase family protein: MKKQAICLSVLGALVFGTISMSPAAWAKSDDPQIKTKIIDSKGKEIGTAVLTQKDDVVHIHVEAKNLPPGEHGFHFHENGKCDPPDFKTAGAHLNPQGKEHGFNNPKGYHAGDLLNLSVKADGTVSQDLESKTVTLKKGSPNSLLKPGGTALMIHEKADDYVTDPTGNSGARIACAVIR, from the coding sequence ATGAAAAAACAAGCAATCTGCCTGAGCGTACTTGGAGCACTGGTATTCGGGACTATATCAATGAGTCCGGCAGCATGGGCCAAATCGGATGATCCGCAAATAAAAACAAAAATTATCGATTCCAAAGGGAAAGAGATTGGCACGGCGGTTTTGACGCAAAAAGACGACGTCGTCCATATACATGTCGAGGCGAAAAACCTCCCTCCGGGAGAGCATGGCTTCCACTTCCATGAAAACGGAAAATGCGATCCGCCGGACTTTAAGACTGCCGGAGCCCATTTGAATCCGCAGGGCAAGGAGCATGGATTCAACAATCCGAAAGGATATCATGCGGGTGACCTGCTTAATCTCAGCGTTAAAGCCGACGGAACCGTGAGTCAGGATCTGGAGAGCAAAACGGTCACGCTCAAAAAAGGTTCCCCGAATTCTCTGCTGAAGCCGGGCGGAACCGCGCTGATGATTCACGAAAAAGCCGATGACTACGTAACCGACCCAACCGGAAATTCCGGCGCACGGATTGCCTGCGCGGTTATCCGCTAA
- the cysI gene encoding assimilatory sulfite reductase (NADPH) hemoprotein subunit gives MSENNLMSKNSAPHSDVEDIKRRSNYLRGSLSETLTDPITGSIPEDDNRLMKHHGSYMQDDRDLRNERQKQKLEPAYQFMLRVRASGGVMTPEQWLVLDRLAQQYGNGTIRLTTRQSIQFHGILKWNLKNTIREVNEALLTTLAACGDVNRNVMCNPNPHQSEIHAEVYDWACRVSRHLDPQTTAYHEIWLDGEKVISSVEGTEEQEPIYGRVYLPRKFKIGIAVPPSNDVDVFSQDLGFIAIVEDGQLKGFNVAVGGGMGMTHGDPKTYPQISKVIGFCTPEQMIDVAEQTVTIQRDYGDRAVRKHARFKYTIDDRGIGWFTDELTARLGWKLEEARPFRFDDNGDRYGWVKGSNAKWHFTLFIQNGRVKDLEDYPLMTGLREIAKVHKGDFRLTPNQNLIIANIATQSKKKIAALIEQYRLMDGVHFSSLRRNSMACVALPTCGLAMAESERYLPSLLDQIERILEAEGIGEEEIVIRMTGCPNGCARPALAELSFIGKAPGKYNMYLGGGFAGNRLNKLYKENIGEAEILESLRPILAHYAAEREVGERFGDFVIRAGYVREVRDGQEFHA, from the coding sequence ATGTCCGAAAATAATCTGATGTCGAAAAACAGCGCTCCGCACAGTGACGTAGAGGATATCAAACGCCGGAGCAATTATTTGCGCGGAAGTTTGAGCGAAACTTTGACAGACCCAATCACCGGCTCGATTCCCGAAGACGATAACCGGCTGATGAAACATCACGGAAGCTACATGCAGGATGATCGCGATTTGCGCAATGAACGACAAAAGCAGAAGCTTGAACCTGCATATCAGTTTATGCTTCGTGTCCGCGCATCCGGAGGCGTAATGACACCGGAGCAGTGGCTGGTGCTGGACCGGCTCGCGCAGCAATATGGCAACGGTACGATCCGGCTGACCACCCGCCAGTCCATACAGTTCCATGGCATACTGAAGTGGAATTTGAAAAACACGATCCGCGAAGTGAATGAAGCGCTGTTAACCACGCTTGCTGCCTGCGGCGACGTGAACCGCAACGTGATGTGCAACCCGAATCCGCATCAGTCGGAGATCCATGCCGAGGTATATGATTGGGCTTGCCGCGTCAGCCGTCATCTGGATCCGCAAACGACGGCATACCACGAAATTTGGCTGGATGGGGAAAAAGTGATTTCCAGCGTGGAGGGCACAGAGGAACAGGAGCCGATTTATGGACGCGTTTATCTGCCGCGGAAATTCAAAATCGGCATTGCCGTTCCGCCATCCAATGACGTGGATGTTTTTTCGCAGGATCTCGGGTTTATTGCGATTGTGGAGGATGGCCAGCTGAAGGGGTTTAATGTCGCCGTTGGCGGCGGCATGGGAATGACGCATGGCGATCCCAAAACCTATCCGCAGATCTCCAAAGTGATCGGATTCTGCACGCCGGAGCAAATGATCGATGTCGCCGAACAAACCGTTACGATTCAGCGTGATTATGGAGACCGTGCCGTCCGCAAGCATGCCCGTTTTAAATACACGATCGACGACCGGGGAATCGGTTGGTTTACGGATGAGCTGACCGCACGCCTCGGATGGAAGCTTGAGGAAGCCAGACCGTTTCGATTCGACGACAATGGCGACCGGTACGGCTGGGTGAAGGGCAGCAACGCCAAATGGCATTTTACGCTGTTTATTCAAAACGGCCGCGTAAAGGATCTGGAGGATTATCCGTTAATGACGGGACTGCGTGAGATCGCCAAAGTTCATAAAGGAGATTTCCGCTTAACGCCGAATCAAAACCTCATTATTGCCAACATCGCTACGCAAAGCAAGAAAAAAATCGCAGCGTTGATCGAGCAATACCGCTTAATGGACGGCGTTCATTTTTCAAGCTTGCGGCGGAATTCGATGGCTTGTGTCGCCCTCCCAACCTGTGGTCTTGCCATGGCCGAGTCCGAACGATATTTGCCGTCTTTACTGGATCAAATTGAACGGATTCTCGAAGCGGAAGGTATCGGGGAAGAAGAGATCGTCATCCGTATGACCGGCTGTCCGAACGGCTGCGCTCGGCCGGCACTGGCGGAACTTTCGTTTATCGGCAAAGCCCCCGGGAAATACAACATGTATTTGGGCGGCGGTTTTGCGGGCAACCGGTTGAATAAGCTGTACAAAGAAAACATCGGCGAAGCGGAAATTCTCGAATCGCTCCGGCCGATTCTGGCGCATTACGCGGCGGAGCGGGAAGTAGGAGAGCGTTTCGGAGACTTCGTGATCCGGGCAGGGTATGTGCGGGAGGTTCGCGACGGGCAGGAGTTTCACGCATAA
- a CDS encoding cation:proton antiporter regulatory subunit, giving the protein MDIRESFLPGIGMKYQMDAASGDRIVVVIHDDGRRELYHFSYENLDESISMVTLEDQEARQLAALIGGMVYKPKQLESVEMAFDELTIEWYRIEPHYACVGKTIGELNIRQNSGASVIALMDKKKGKQSNPGPTAVLNMEATVIAVGEREQQKRFKQILMNGSG; this is encoded by the coding sequence ATGGATATTCGTGAGTCTTTTTTACCGGGGATCGGGATGAAATATCAGATGGACGCCGCGAGTGGCGACCGGATTGTTGTGGTGATCCATGATGACGGAAGACGTGAACTGTATCATTTTTCCTATGAAAATCTTGATGAGAGTATTTCGATGGTGACGCTGGAGGACCAGGAAGCGAGACAGCTTGCCGCTCTAATCGGCGGGATGGTCTATAAGCCGAAGCAGTTGGAAAGTGTGGAGATGGCGTTCGACGAACTTACGATCGAATGGTACAGAATCGAACCGCATTATGCGTGCGTTGGCAAAACCATCGGCGAGCTGAATATCAGGCAAAATTCCGGCGCATCCGTGATCGCATTGATGGATAAGAAAAAAGGAAAACAAAGTAATCCTGGTCCAACCGCGGTTTTAAATATGGAAGCAACGGTGATCGCCGTAGGCGAAAGGGAGCAGCAAAAACGTTTTAAACAAATCCTAATGAACGGAAGCGGGTGA
- a CDS encoding DUF7594 domain-containing protein — MSGNIRKSKFLSSKIGLGLLTLILTAVIFPTLTSASPVTLSPMDDSYVHQGNPSANYGTSTSLYVKNDVANARQTYLKFNLSEFSNVTDAKLRIYGSSSYNTVLSAYETADNWSEGSITWNNKPAQGSLAGSVPMNTAPAYYELDVTSYVAAEAAGDGIISFMLQESAGKYTTLNSKEKGTNAPELIVTGSGTNPGGDHQPPTVPTNVTAVAISGTQIKLSWSPSTDNVGVTGYEVFRNGVLAAETPGTFLNDKDLNPDTTYSYYVTAKDAAGNRSAPSSTVMVKTLSDSGPAPVCTNALNSAAAIQNAMKNAAPGDVISIAAGTYTGVRSASGDPGGQGLFYSGKNGTAANPIILKSCDPAHPAVLKGINANDGSYGIHLTGDYWQIRDLEIDTAQKGIVVDHGNHNLLHGLKVHNIGDEGVHFRDGSSYNTLEYSTIYDTGKYQPGFGEGAYVGSDSSSNYEHLVYDNVISHTVFDGGITAEHVDVKEGASGTIIEYCTFNGTGISGENSADSFIDIKGVNTIVRHNQGYRNGNVNIKDAFQVRTHGMAYPTGTNNSFDHNTVNLDDSAGYVVYATSAATGTTAHDDVRIGGGNLYNNNVNK, encoded by the coding sequence ATGTCCGGAAACATCCGCAAATCGAAGTTCCTATCAAGCAAAATAGGATTAGGTCTTCTGACGTTGATCCTAACCGCCGTCATTTTCCCAACCTTGACTTCGGCATCGCCTGTAACACTTAGCCCGATGGATGACTCGTATGTGCATCAAGGTAACCCTTCCGCGAATTATGGAACCTCCACCTCTCTCTATGTAAAAAACGACGTTGCAAACGCCCGCCAAACCTATTTGAAATTCAATCTATCCGAATTTTCAAATGTGACAGACGCCAAGCTCAGAATTTATGGAAGCTCATCCTATAATACCGTTTTATCGGCCTATGAAACCGCTGATAACTGGAGTGAGGGAAGCATTACCTGGAATAACAAACCGGCGCAGGGAAGTTTGGCCGGCAGTGTGCCGATGAATACGGCGCCAGCCTATTATGAACTCGACGTTACTTCTTACGTGGCGGCCGAAGCGGCCGGGGACGGCATCATTTCTTTTATGCTTCAGGAAAGCGCAGGCAAATATACGACGCTAAACAGCAAAGAGAAGGGGACGAATGCGCCCGAGCTTATCGTAACCGGCAGCGGGACGAATCCCGGCGGCGATCATCAGCCTCCTACCGTTCCAACGAATGTGACGGCAGTTGCGATCTCGGGGACGCAGATCAAATTAAGCTGGAGTCCGTCTACGGATAACGTTGGGGTAACGGGGTATGAAGTATTCCGTAATGGGGTTTTGGCGGCAGAAACGCCCGGCACATTCCTAAATGATAAAGATTTGAATCCCGATACGACGTACAGCTATTATGTTACAGCCAAGGACGCTGCAGGCAACCGGTCCGCTCCCAGCAGCACAGTGATGGTCAAAACGCTGTCCGATTCAGGTCCGGCTCCGGTCTGTACAAACGCGCTTAACAGCGCTGCCGCGATCCAGAATGCGATGAAAAACGCCGCGCCCGGGGATGTTATCTCCATTGCCGCGGGCACTTACACGGGAGTCCGGTCCGCGAGCGGAGATCCCGGAGGGCAGGGCTTGTTCTATTCCGGCAAAAATGGCACCGCTGCCAATCCAATTATTTTGAAAAGCTGCGATCCGGCCCATCCGGCTGTGCTGAAAGGGATAAATGCAAATGACGGCTCTTATGGCATACATTTGACCGGCGACTATTGGCAAATCAGGGATCTTGAGATCGATACCGCACAAAAGGGCATTGTCGTAGACCACGGCAACCATAATCTTCTTCATGGACTTAAAGTGCATAACATAGGCGATGAAGGGGTTCATTTTCGGGACGGCAGTTCTTACAACACTTTGGAGTATTCTACGATCTATGACACCGGCAAGTATCAGCCAGGGTTTGGGGAAGGGGCTTATGTCGGATCGGATTCCAGCTCGAACTATGAGCATTTGGTGTATGACAACGTGATCAGCCACACTGTATTTGACGGAGGGATTACTGCGGAGCATGTTGACGTCAAAGAGGGGGCGAGCGGGACGATCATCGAATATTGCACATTTAATGGAACGGGCATCAGCGGGGAGAACAGCGCGGACAGCTTCATCGATATCAAAGGCGTCAATACGATCGTCCGCCATAATCAAGGTTACCGTAATGGAAATGTGAATATTAAGGATGCGTTCCAGGTGCGGACCCACGGCATGGCGTATCCGACGGGGACGAATAATTCTTTTGATCACAACACGGTCAATTTGGACGATTCTGCCGGTTATGTCGTCTATGCCACAAGCGCCGCGACGGGAACAACAGCTCACGACGATGTCCGGATCGGCGGCGGGAACCTGTATAACAATAATGTCAACAAATAA